In Parvivirga hydrogeniphila, one genomic interval encodes:
- a CDS encoding DUF4870 domain-containing protein codes for MSDEVNQVPGPSAEGRPGPESDTSKILAVLGYLTGIVAIIAILIEPYKNEKWLRLHAVQALGLAVVGIVAQIVLAIPVIGWIAGPLVSLAVLVFAILGIIKAWQGEYYEMPVIYDLVKQFV; via the coding sequence ATGTCAGACGAAGTCAACCAGGTTCCCGGGCCGTCCGCTGAGGGCCGTCCAGGCCCCGAGAGCGACACGAGCAAGATCCTCGCGGTCCTCGGCTATTTGACGGGCATCGTGGCGATCATCGCGATCCTCATCGAGCCGTACAAGAACGAGAAGTGGCTGCGGCTCCACGCGGTCCAGGCGCTCGGCCTTGCCGTTGTGGGGATCGTCGCGCAGATCGTCTTGGCCATACCGGTCATCGGCTGGATCGCCGGTCCGCTCGTCAGCCTCGCGGTGCTCGTGTTCGCTATCCTCGGCATCATCAAGGCGTGGCAGGGCGAGTACTACGAGATGCCCGTCATCTACGACCTCGTGAAGCAGTTCGTCTAA
- a CDS encoding murein hydrolase activator EnvC family protein: MRHRRAFISLVVLSLLATLTASPLAHAYTKDDLEAHQKAAEEARKAAAAAEARAKDLASQIDGLEERMARIEADIAGLADDIERATERTNRLNAEVTDLRTQVAAKESEIASVQAEYDRTSALLAQRLQETYKQGELFFVQFLLDAQSIEDLLARTSLVERVIRDNQQTAAELEDTQHRLEAAKTELARTLEAVDLKRKEAAAEEKRLRDLRAQHRARLAEQEAVKRQKADLMAKNKAEAERLRKLAEEEEAESQRIAAELYGHGSGRFAGVMAWPVPGFYRISSPFGYRIHPILGVRKLHTGIDIGRDLDPPRSIDGATIVAAGGGTVIYAGYRGGYGNTIIIDHGDGVATLYAHQRSGSFRVGVGDRVTKGQAIGAVGSTGLSTGPHLHFEVRINGTPVDPMPYLR; encoded by the coding sequence ATGAGACACAGACGCGCTTTCATCTCGCTCGTCGTCCTGTCACTCCTTGCGACGCTGACGGCTTCTCCTCTCGCGCACGCGTACACGAAAGACGACCTGGAGGCGCACCAGAAGGCCGCTGAAGAGGCGCGCAAAGCAGCAGCCGCGGCCGAGGCGCGCGCGAAAGACCTCGCGAGCCAGATCGACGGGCTCGAAGAGCGCATGGCCAGGATTGAGGCCGACATCGCTGGGCTCGCCGATGACATCGAGCGTGCGACTGAGCGCACGAACCGCCTGAACGCCGAAGTCACGGACTTGCGCACGCAGGTTGCGGCCAAAGAGTCCGAGATCGCGTCCGTGCAGGCCGAGTACGACCGCACGAGCGCGCTCCTCGCGCAACGGCTCCAGGAGACCTACAAGCAAGGCGAGCTGTTCTTCGTGCAGTTCCTGCTCGACGCACAAAGCATCGAGGACCTTCTTGCCAGGACCTCCCTCGTCGAGCGCGTGATCCGCGACAACCAGCAGACAGCTGCCGAGCTCGAAGACACGCAGCACCGGTTGGAGGCCGCGAAGACCGAGCTCGCACGCACGCTCGAAGCGGTCGACCTCAAGCGGAAAGAAGCCGCTGCGGAGGAGAAGCGGCTGCGCGACCTCCGCGCGCAGCACCGGGCTCGCCTCGCTGAACAAGAGGCCGTCAAGCGCCAGAAGGCCGACCTGATGGCGAAGAACAAGGCGGAGGCCGAGCGGCTGCGCAAGCTCGCGGAGGAAGAGGAGGCCGAGTCCCAGCGCATCGCCGCCGAGCTCTACGGCCACGGCTCAGGCCGATTCGCCGGCGTGATGGCGTGGCCGGTTCCGGGCTTCTACCGCATCTCGTCGCCCTTCGGATACCGGATCCACCCGATCCTCGGCGTCCGGAAGCTCCACACCGGCATCGACATCGGGCGGGACCTCGACCCGCCGCGCTCCATCGACGGCGCCACCATCGTGGCCGCGGGCGGAGGCACGGTGATCTACGCCGGGTACCGGGGCGGCTACGGCAACACCATCATCATCGACCACGGAGACGGTGTCGCGACGCTGTACGCGCACCAGCGGAGCGGCTCGTTCCGCGTGGGCGTCGGTGACCGCGTGACCAAGGGCCAGGCGATCGGAGCCGTCGGAAGCACCGGGCTGTCCACCGGTCCGCACCTGCACTTCGAGGTGCGCATCAACGGCACTCCGGTCGACCCCATGCCGTACCTGCGCTAG
- the pth gene encoding aminoacyl-tRNA hydrolase has product MARLIVGLGNPGEEYARTRHNAGFMVVDLLAENLGVSYWREECGARVGVVRLDDRELILAKPQTYMNRSGSAVKRLLERYDATVADTIVVHDDLDLPEAVVRVKRGGGHGGHNGLRSIVETIGTGEFVRVRLGIGRPPGRQDPADFVLEPMRGDAAERIAGAVPHAAAAVMYVVEHGPEAAMQEFNGS; this is encoded by the coding sequence ATGGCTCGCCTCATCGTGGGGCTGGGAAACCCTGGCGAGGAGTACGCGCGCACACGGCACAACGCGGGCTTCATGGTGGTCGACCTGCTCGCCGAGAACCTGGGCGTGTCGTACTGGCGTGAGGAGTGCGGCGCGCGCGTGGGCGTGGTGCGGCTCGACGACCGCGAGCTCATCCTTGCGAAGCCGCAAACGTACATGAACCGCTCGGGCAGCGCCGTGAAGCGGCTGCTCGAGCGGTACGACGCCACGGTCGCAGACACGATCGTGGTCCACGACGATCTCGATCTGCCCGAAGCGGTCGTGCGCGTGAAGCGCGGCGGTGGCCACGGCGGCCACAACGGGCTGCGGTCGATCGTCGAGACGATCGGCACGGGCGAATTCGTGCGCGTCCGTCTGGGCATCGGGAGGCCTCCGGGACGTCAAGACCCGGCGGATTTCGTGCTGGAGCCCATGCGTGGCGACGCAGCTGAACGCATCGCAGGAGCGGTGCCGCACGCTGCGGCTGCCGTGATGTACGTCGTCGAGCACGGCCCGGAAGCGGCCATGCAGGAGTTCAACGGCTCGTAG
- a CDS encoding 50S ribosomal protein L25 — MTETIEIAAESRTRIGKSAKALAREGKLPAVLYGTSVGSKPIQLDRHDFEQIASREAVTATLFKLSVDGHKPVNAMIKEIAHDPVKGTLLHVDFWAIKMNQPVTTVVPLNFIGPSAGEKAGGVMLHELREVHIEALPADLPEHVDVDTTGLEVGDSLHVRDLQPPAGVTILDDPEGIVCSVTTPQKGVEAEEEAAAEAAEPEVIGKAAEEE, encoded by the coding sequence ATGACTGAGACCATCGAGATCGCTGCTGAGTCGCGCACCAGGATCGGCAAGAGCGCCAAAGCACTTGCGCGGGAAGGCAAGCTCCCCGCGGTGCTGTACGGCACCAGCGTCGGTTCCAAGCCGATCCAGCTCGATCGGCACGACTTCGAGCAGATCGCGTCCCGTGAGGCCGTGACCGCGACGCTCTTCAAGCTGTCTGTGGACGGCCACAAGCCGGTCAATGCGATGATCAAAGAGATCGCTCACGATCCGGTGAAAGGCACGCTCCTGCACGTCGACTTCTGGGCGATCAAGATGAACCAGCCGGTCACCACCGTGGTGCCGCTGAACTTCATCGGTCCCTCAGCAGGCGAGAAGGCTGGCGGCGTCATGCTGCACGAGCTTCGCGAAGTCCACATCGAGGCGCTTCCTGCCGATCTGCCTGAGCACGTCGACGTCGACACCACGGGGCTCGAGGTGGGCGACTCGCTGCACGTGCGCGACCTGCAGCCGCCCGCAGGCGTGACCATCCTGGACGACCCCGAAGGGATCGTCTGCTCGGTCACCACGCCGCAGAAGGGCGTCGAGGCCGAGGAAGAGGCAGCTGCGGAGGCCGCCGAGCCCGAGGTCATCGGCAAGGCCGCGGAAGAGGAGTAG
- a CDS encoding ribose-phosphate diphosphokinase, producing MGESGKRMMVFSGTHNRELAEGIVKHLGIELGNIKISKFANGEIYVRYLESVRGADVFLVQSMCQPVNASIMELLIMVDAAKRASARTITAVIPHYAYARQDKKSAAREPITAKLVADLLTVAGVDRVIAMDLHQGQIQGFFNQPVNHLTALPILADYFESLNLENLTIVSPDVGRVKVCKKLADMLGASLAIMHKGRPEHNVAEITHVIGEVEGKTCIIADDMIDTAGSVTEGARALVNKGAVAVYVAATHGIFSPPAYDRIDSAPIQEVVVTNTMPVPEERRHGKIRVLSVAPLFAHAIQNVYNDESVSELFDPDFQL from the coding sequence ATGGGCGAGAGCGGCAAGCGGATGATGGTGTTCTCGGGCACCCACAACAGGGAGCTCGCAGAAGGCATCGTCAAGCACCTCGGAATCGAGCTCGGCAACATCAAGATATCGAAGTTCGCCAACGGCGAGATCTACGTGCGCTACCTCGAGAGCGTGCGCGGAGCCGACGTCTTTCTCGTGCAGTCGATGTGCCAGCCCGTGAACGCGTCGATCATGGAGCTGCTCATCATGGTGGACGCCGCGAAGCGTGCGAGCGCACGCACGATCACGGCCGTCATCCCACACTACGCGTACGCCCGGCAGGACAAGAAGTCGGCGGCCCGCGAGCCCATCACCGCGAAGCTCGTGGCGGACCTGCTCACGGTCGCTGGCGTCGATCGCGTCATCGCGATGGACCTGCACCAGGGGCAGATCCAAGGCTTCTTCAATCAGCCGGTGAACCACCTCACGGCGCTGCCGATCCTCGCCGACTACTTCGAGAGCCTGAATCTGGAGAACCTGACGATCGTCTCTCCGGACGTAGGCCGTGTGAAGGTATGCAAGAAGCTCGCCGACATGCTCGGTGCGTCGCTCGCCATCATGCACAAGGGTCGTCCAGAGCACAACGTCGCCGAAATCACGCACGTCATCGGAGAAGTCGAGGGCAAGACCTGCATCATCGCCGACGACATGATCGACACGGCTGGCTCGGTCACCGAAGGCGCTCGCGCTCTCGTGAACAAAGGGGCGGTGGCGGTGTACGTCGCCGCGACGCACGGCATCTTCTCGCCGCCTGCGTACGACCGCATCGATTCTGCGCCGATCCAAGAAGTTGTGGTGACCAACACCATGCCGGTTCCCGAGGAGCGTCGCCACGGCAAGATCCGGGTGCTGTCGGTGGCGCCTCTGTTCGCTCACGCCATCCAGAACGTATACAACGACGAGTCGGTGTCGGAGCTGTTCGATCCCGATTTCCAGCTGTAG
- the glmU gene encoding bifunctional UDP-N-acetylglucosamine diphosphorylase/glucosamine-1-phosphate N-acetyltransferase GlmU, translating to MGASALILAAGEGTRMRSRLPKVAHEILGVPLVRYVVEAARGGGCDPVVVVTGHGAEVVEPLLEDVTTVRQERQLGTGHAVQCAEAAFAGADGSLVVLSGDSPLITADTVRALVAARESSGAAAAVLTAVLEDPAGYGRIVRDESGGLSRIVEEKDASDEERAIREVNTGFYCFDARVLFEHVHKLDNANAQGEFYLTDVLELLRREDLPVVAMAAADPLETLGINTRVQLAEAAKVMQRRINRAHMLAGVTMTDPDLVWIGPRVTLARDVTLEPMTFLLGETTVSEGCAIGPDTRIVDSVVGPDAVVDSSIVTGSCVCEGARIGPRAYLRPGTVVRPGAKVGTSVEIKNSIVGERSKVPHLSYIGDAEIGVGVNVGAGTITCNYDGRSKHRTVIEDGAFIGSDTMLVAPVRIGAGAVTGAGSAITRDVPADALAVERSEQRVIDGWAKRRREQSDDE from the coding sequence ATGGGCGCGTCGGCTCTGATCCTCGCCGCAGGCGAGGGCACACGGATGCGGTCCCGTCTCCCTAAGGTCGCGCACGAGATCCTGGGCGTTCCTCTGGTGCGGTACGTGGTCGAGGCGGCCCGGGGCGGCGGATGCGATCCTGTCGTGGTCGTCACCGGTCACGGCGCTGAGGTGGTCGAGCCGCTGCTGGAAGACGTGACGACCGTCCGCCAGGAACGGCAGCTCGGTACCGGCCATGCGGTGCAGTGTGCGGAGGCCGCTTTCGCCGGCGCCGACGGCTCGCTCGTCGTGCTCTCGGGCGACTCGCCGCTCATCACAGCAGACACCGTGCGTGCTTTGGTGGCCGCTCGCGAATCGTCGGGAGCGGCGGCCGCGGTGCTCACGGCGGTGCTGGAGGACCCAGCGGGTTACGGGCGCATCGTGCGCGACGAGTCGGGCGGGCTTTCGCGCATCGTCGAGGAGAAGGATGCGAGCGACGAGGAACGCGCGATCCGCGAGGTGAACACGGGCTTCTACTGCTTCGACGCCCGCGTCCTGTTCGAGCACGTCCACAAGCTCGACAACGCGAACGCCCAGGGGGAGTTCTACCTCACCGACGTCCTTGAGCTGCTCCGCCGCGAAGACCTGCCGGTGGTGGCGATGGCGGCTGCCGATCCGCTCGAGACGCTCGGCATCAATACCCGCGTCCAGCTTGCGGAGGCCGCGAAGGTCATGCAGCGCCGCATCAACCGCGCGCACATGCTCGCTGGCGTGACCATGACCGACCCGGACCTCGTGTGGATCGGCCCGCGCGTGACGCTGGCGCGGGACGTGACGCTCGAGCCGATGACCTTCCTGCTGGGCGAGACGACTGTGAGCGAGGGCTGCGCCATCGGCCCAGACACCCGGATCGTCGACTCGGTGGTCGGCCCGGACGCCGTGGTGGACAGCTCCATCGTCACAGGCTCGTGCGTGTGCGAGGGCGCGCGCATCGGTCCGCGTGCCTATCTGCGGCCAGGCACGGTCGTGCGACCGGGCGCGAAGGTGGGCACGAGCGTCGAGATCAAGAACTCCATCGTGGGCGAGAGGAGCAAGGTGCCACACCTCTCGTACATCGGCGATGCCGAGATCGGCGTCGGTGTGAACGTCGGCGCGGGTACGATAACGTGTAACTACGATGGCCGCTCGAAGCACCGGACCGTCATCGAAGACGGGGCGTTCATCGGCTCGGACACGATGCTCGTGGCGCCGGTCCGCATCGGCGCAGGAGCCGTCACGGGAGCGGGCAGCGCGATCACCCGCGACGTTCCGGCCGACGCGCTTGCGGTGGAGCGGTCGGAGCAGCGCGTGATCGACGGTTGGGCGAAGCGCAGGCGTGAGCAGAGCGACGACGAATAG
- the spoVG gene encoding septation regulator SpoVG: MRVTKVTLRPVAMNKVCAIASIVIDDEFVIHDLRVVNGDKGLFVAMPSRKLPSGEFRDICHPINTETRQMIQDAVLQQFAAEGGIEAFRAAAQALESVS; encoded by the coding sequence ATGAGAGTCACGAAGGTCACGCTGCGTCCTGTCGCGATGAACAAGGTGTGCGCCATCGCGAGCATCGTCATCGATGACGAGTTCGTCATCCACGACCTGAGGGTGGTCAACGGCGACAAGGGGCTCTTCGTCGCGATGCCGTCCCGGAAACTGCCGAGCGGGGAGTTCCGCGACATCTGCCATCCGATCAACACGGAGACCCGGCAGATGATCCAAGACGCAGTGCTCCAGCAGTTCGCAGCCGAAGGCGGCATCGAGGCCTTCCGGGCCGCCGCGCAGGCGCTCGAGAGCGTGAGCTGA
- the ispE gene encoding 4-(cytidine 5'-diphospho)-2-C-methyl-D-erythritol kinase, with the protein MPERVALVAPAKVNLYLAVGARTDDGYHELVTVFQALDDRLSDTVEVEAADRFSIEMRPDAGVPPSENLALKAAKMLSEATGASLPVRIAIEKRIPAGGGLGGASADAAAVLVGASVLWGVDPRSEVVLRCARSLGADVPFFLGGGTALYAGKGDVRVRDLPTPEMHLVVITAGEPVPTGAAYALHDRLLSPPAPGPEPLLRALQAGDVQGAAGLLHNDLAEAAKALVPSVGEVEAWLSSLPGVLGAAVTGSGSCVFGLCASAVAAERVESDARAAGWWARSCGASPEGVRVVSTV; encoded by the coding sequence GTGCCTGAGCGGGTCGCACTCGTCGCTCCTGCCAAGGTGAACCTGTACCTGGCCGTCGGGGCGCGCACTGACGACGGGTACCACGAGCTCGTCACCGTGTTCCAGGCGCTGGACGACCGGCTCTCGGACACCGTCGAGGTCGAAGCGGCCGATCGCTTCTCGATCGAGATGCGCCCTGACGCAGGAGTGCCTCCATCAGAGAACCTCGCGCTGAAGGCTGCCAAGATGCTTTCGGAGGCCACGGGCGCCTCCTTGCCTGTGCGCATCGCCATCGAGAAGCGCATCCCCGCCGGGGGCGGCCTCGGGGGCGCCAGCGCGGACGCGGCCGCCGTGCTCGTGGGCGCGAGCGTGCTGTGGGGCGTCGACCCGAGAAGCGAGGTCGTGCTCCGCTGCGCGCGCTCGCTCGGTGCGGACGTGCCGTTCTTCCTTGGAGGCGGGACGGCGCTGTACGCAGGCAAAGGCGACGTGCGCGTGCGTGACCTTCCGACTCCTGAGATGCACCTGGTCGTGATCACCGCTGGCGAGCCAGTTCCGACCGGGGCCGCGTACGCACTCCACGACCGGCTCCTGAGCCCGCCGGCCCCGGGTCCCGAGCCGCTTCTGCGCGCTCTTCAGGCAGGCGACGTTCAAGGAGCGGCCGGGTTGCTTCACAACGACCTTGCCGAGGCCGCAAAGGCGCTCGTGCCGAGCGTCGGCGAGGTCGAGGCGTGGTTGTCCTCGCTGCCCGGCGTGCTCGGGGCTGCGGTCACCGGGAGCGGATCGTGCGTCTTCGGGCTGTGCGCGTCTGCGGTCGCGGCGGAGCGCGTCGAGAGCGACGCCCGCGCGGCCGGCTGGTGGGCGCGCTCGTGCGGAGCCTCGCCTGAAGGCGTGCGTGTGGTCTCGACCGTGTGA
- a CDS encoding Veg family protein, with protein MESMNQLEVVGRIKSDLENLTGQRVRLKANMGRSKVFEREATLEQTHPSLFVLRIDEKRGRTARVSYSYVDILTGTVELTHCETGECLFPWMN; from the coding sequence ATGGAGTCTATGAACCAGCTCGAGGTCGTGGGGCGGATCAAGAGCGATCTCGAGAACCTCACCGGCCAGCGCGTCCGTCTCAAGGCGAACATGGGCCGCTCAAAGGTGTTCGAGCGCGAGGCCACGCTGGAGCAGACGCATCCGAGCCTGTTCGTCTTGCGGATCGACGAGAAGCGCGGAAGAACGGCTCGCGTCTCCTACAGCTACGTGGACATCCTCACCGGCACCGTTGAGCTCACGCACTGCGAGACGGGCGAGTGCCTCTTCCCTTGGATGAACTGA
- the rsmA gene encoding 16S rRNA (adenine(1518)-N(6)/adenine(1519)-N(6))-dimethyltransferase RsmA gives MPFSSLASPSATIAVLQRHGLATRKRLGQHFLIDDNVVGRILELAALTGEERVLEVGPGIGTLTCALAARTRSVVAIERDEALAPALREIEQTWPNVRVVYADAVQVAAEMLADVSGALPDVMVANLPYSVAATVVLRFFSEVESLESVTVMVQAEVADRMAAAPGTRSYGAYTVKLHLHARPAGRFAVPRACFLPPPRVDSAVIRLDRVRAWSADDVAIGCAAAEAAFSQRRKTVRNAIAGWLGTPPDAVVEALVAEGLDPLARAETFPPEAFVRMGRTLRLHGLLP, from the coding sequence ATGCCGTTCTCCTCGCTGGCTTCGCCGTCAGCCACGATCGCGGTGCTGCAGCGCCACGGTCTGGCCACACGCAAGCGCCTCGGACAGCACTTCTTGATCGACGACAACGTCGTCGGGCGGATCCTCGAGCTTGCCGCGCTCACCGGCGAAGAGCGAGTGCTCGAGGTCGGCCCTGGCATCGGGACGCTCACGTGCGCGCTCGCGGCGCGGACGCGCAGCGTGGTCGCCATCGAGCGGGACGAGGCGCTCGCCCCTGCTCTGCGCGAGATCGAGCAGACGTGGCCGAACGTCCGGGTGGTGTATGCCGATGCGGTCCAGGTCGCAGCAGAGATGTTGGCTGACGTGTCGGGAGCCCTCCCGGACGTGATGGTGGCGAACCTTCCGTACTCGGTAGCTGCAACAGTGGTGCTCCGCTTCTTCAGCGAGGTGGAATCGCTGGAATCTGTGACCGTGATGGTGCAAGCGGAAGTTGCGGACCGGATGGCGGCCGCACCTGGGACGAGGTCGTATGGCGCGTACACGGTGAAGCTCCACCTGCACGCGAGACCTGCGGGCCGGTTCGCGGTGCCGCGTGCGTGCTTCCTGCCGCCCCCGCGGGTCGACTCGGCCGTGATTCGGCTTGACCGCGTGCGCGCGTGGTCGGCCGACGATGTCGCCATCGGCTGTGCCGCAGCAGAGGCCGCCTTCTCGCAGCGGCGCAAGACCGTCCGCAACGCCATCGCTGGGTGGCTCGGCACTCCCCCCGATGCAGTCGTCGAGGCGTTGGTGGCCGAGGGCCTCGATCCGCTTGCACGCGCCGAGACGTTCCCGCCGGAGGCGTTCGTCCGGATGGGCCGGACGCTGCGGCTTCACGGCCTCTTACCTTGA
- a CDS encoding 3D domain-containing protein — MQPTRKGSMGKPGKPAHHLKTPSVVIALIAVLVVPLITTGFAWARRGATVFVDGDPIYLRTSASTIRELLEEADIPVDENDVVSPGLSETVSDGITVVVRHAHAVTIDCNGEQLPLDVVGTNVADALVAAGLDPSIGLEVVPDVDTPLEDGMTITARDVFVRLRQEEVSVPFDTIEREDASLPQGVRKVIAEGAPGRAIRLYEVLVVGDVERAKYVRGETVVVEPTPRVVLVGTKKPKRRPSIVAIAPVAPATRSAKPPIDGSRIAVVSTAYTPWDAGCGGLRVIERRLRAYDVPDGWGIVAVDPKVIPLGTKLYVPGYGYAVAADTGGAIKGARIDVCFWKGGQSAALKAARAWGRRSVTITILE; from the coding sequence ATGCAGCCGACACGAAAGGGTTCTATGGGCAAGCCGGGCAAGCCGGCCCATCACCTGAAGACCCCGTCAGTCGTCATAGCACTCATTGCAGTCCTCGTCGTACCACTGATCACAACCGGGTTCGCCTGGGCCAGGCGTGGAGCGACCGTCTTCGTCGACGGCGATCCGATATACCTGAGGACGAGCGCATCGACCATCCGGGAGCTGCTCGAAGAGGCAGATATCCCCGTGGACGAGAACGATGTGGTGTCTCCGGGGCTCAGCGAGACCGTCTCGGACGGCATCACGGTCGTCGTCCGTCACGCCCATGCCGTCACGATCGACTGCAACGGCGAGCAGCTTCCCCTCGACGTCGTCGGTACGAACGTGGCCGACGCGCTGGTCGCGGCGGGGCTGGATCCCTCGATAGGTCTTGAGGTCGTTCCTGACGTCGACACACCGCTCGAAGACGGGATGACCATCACCGCGCGCGACGTGTTCGTCCGCCTGCGTCAAGAAGAGGTGTCGGTTCCGTTCGACACCATCGAGCGCGAGGACGCGAGCCTCCCGCAGGGCGTCCGCAAGGTCATCGCGGAGGGCGCTCCCGGTCGAGCGATCCGGCTGTACGAAGTGTTGGTCGTCGGCGACGTCGAGCGGGCGAAGTACGTTCGCGGTGAGACGGTGGTTGTCGAGCCGACGCCGCGTGTCGTGCTCGTCGGGACGAAAAAGCCGAAGCGGCGGCCGTCCATCGTGGCGATAGCCCCGGTGGCGCCCGCCACGCGGTCTGCGAAGCCTCCCATCGACGGAAGCAGGATCGCCGTCGTCTCCACCGCGTACACGCCCTGGGACGCCGGCTGCGGCGGACTTCGCGTCATCGAGCGGAGGCTCCGCGCGTACGACGTCCCGGACGGTTGGGGCATCGTGGCGGTGGATCCGAAGGTGATCCCGCTCGGCACGAAGCTGTACGTGCCTGGGTACGGGTACGCGGTCGCGGCCGATACGGGCGGCGCGATCAAGGGCGCTCGCATCGACGTCTGCTTCTGGAAGGGCGGTCAGAGCGCCGCGCTCAAAGCAGCGCGCGCCTGGGGCCGCCGCAGCGTCACCATCACCATCCTCGAGTAG
- a CDS encoding flavodoxin family protein: MSAPVLIGLAGSPRAGGNSDRLLDAFLEAAASSGLATERIAARDLRFAYCDGCGACAFTGACVHEDDASDLLARIARADAFVIASPVYFAGVPAVLKGVLDRMQPCWAKTYRLGQPRSPKRPGGFLLVGAGGDPFGTQGAEATLASVLQVCGFAVEVRERFIGLDAPDDLGHAPEMVERARAAGRALAARVLRGTAGTA; this comes from the coding sequence ATGAGCGCTCCGGTGCTCATCGGGCTTGCCGGAAGCCCTCGGGCAGGCGGGAACAGCGACCGGCTGCTCGACGCGTTCCTTGAAGCCGCGGCCTCATCAGGGCTGGCCACGGAGCGGATCGCTGCGCGCGACCTGCGATTCGCGTACTGCGACGGGTGCGGTGCGTGCGCTTTCACGGGGGCGTGCGTGCACGAGGACGACGCATCCGATCTCCTTGCGCGTATCGCTCGTGCGGACGCGTTCGTCATCGCGAGCCCCGTGTACTTCGCCGGGGTTCCGGCTGTGCTGAAAGGCGTGCTCGATCGGATGCAACCGTGCTGGGCGAAGACCTACCGGCTCGGCCAACCGCGCAGTCCCAAACGGCCGGGAGGCTTCTTGCTGGTGGGCGCTGGCGGCGACCCGTTCGGAACGCAGGGCGCCGAGGCCACGCTCGCAAGCGTGCTCCAGGTGTGCGGCTTCGCCGTCGAGGTGCGCGAGCGGTTCATAGGCCTTGACGCCCCAGACGACCTCGGCCACGCCCCAGAGATGGTCGAGCGCGCTCGCGCCGCCGGTCGCGCGCTGGCCGCGCGCGTGCTCCGGGGGACCGCCGGAACCGCGTAG
- a CDS encoding TatD family hydrolase, giving the protein MGERPIDYAALALGTPVADAHAHLDMLDDPAGALANAAFAGVGLIATVVDLSEDRRTFDELEAWRAEAAERLRAVGAAAAVPEVRVVAGVHPHNASAAADLEADLFELARSGHVVALGELGLDYHYDHSPRDVQRAAFERQLGMAHETGLPVIVHLRESHDDGHAMLSSVGVPEAGCVIHCFTEDVATAERFLELGCWISFAGVTTFKKADKVREAAAVVPVERLLVETDCPFLAPEPFRGRTNEPALVTQVVRVVAAARGVQPEAVANAVYANAARLFKAEGAS; this is encoded by the coding sequence ATGGGCGAGCGGCCCATCGACTACGCGGCGCTCGCGCTCGGCACCCCGGTCGCAGACGCGCACGCGCACCTCGACATGCTGGATGACCCCGCAGGCGCGCTCGCGAACGCGGCTTTCGCAGGTGTCGGTCTCATCGCGACCGTCGTCGACTTGAGCGAGGACCGTCGCACGTTCGACGAGCTCGAAGCGTGGCGGGCTGAGGCGGCCGAGCGGCTGCGGGCGGTCGGTGCCGCGGCGGCGGTTCCCGAGGTGCGCGTCGTCGCAGGCGTGCATCCGCACAACGCGAGCGCGGCCGCCGATCTCGAGGCCGACTTGTTCGAGCTGGCCAGGTCCGGTCATGTGGTTGCGCTCGGCGAGCTCGGGTTGGACTACCACTACGACCACTCGCCTCGCGACGTCCAGCGTGCCGCGTTCGAGCGGCAGCTTGGGATGGCGCACGAGACCGGTCTGCCGGTGATCGTGCACCTGCGCGAGTCGCACGACGACGGGCATGCGATGCTCTCGAGCGTGGGGGTCCCGGAGGCGGGCTGCGTGATCCACTGCTTCACCGAAGATGTGGCCACGGCGGAGCGCTTCTTGGAACTCGGGTGTTGGATCTCGTTCGCAGGCGTCACGACCTTCAAGAAGGCCGACAAGGTAAGGGAAGCGGCGGCGGTCGTGCCCGTCGAGCGCCTGCTCGTCGAGACCGACTGCCCCTTCCTCGCGCCCGAGCCGTTCCGCGGCCGCACGAACGAGCCCGCGCTCGTCACGCAGGTCGTGCGGGTCGTTGCAGCGGCCCGCGGCGTGCAGCCTGAGGCCGTCGCGAACGCCGTCTACGCGAATGCTGCGCGGCTGTTCAAGGCCGAGGGGGCGTCATGA